The DNA region TAGTAGAACCTGATAGTCGTGCTGTTCTGACCCCCACCCTGATAGGTGACTTTTTCTACCCGGCGGCCCAGGGCATCGTATTTATATTCGCCGACTGTTCTCTGACTCGATCCGGAACCGGTTGTAACCTTGACCAGCCGGTTGGCATAGTCATAACTGCAAGACTGTATCCCATCACTGGTCATATTGCCGTTGGCGTCATAACCCAAAACGCCAGTGTTTATTGTGTTATACCGATTTAACGGGTCTGGTGTATATACACCACTTACATAATTATACTGATCAACCGTACTTGTTCCGCCCGTAATGCTTTCGGTTAAGGTTTTACGGTTACCCACGCCATCCATGTCAAATGTCTCGGTCAGAGTACCTGGGATGGGGACACATCCCATGCCGCCAAACCCTCTATTCTCCTGCTTCCGCAGGCGCGATTTTTCTTAAATCGCGTTCACTCCCTACCGGGAATATCTGATATGATATGCTTTTAGCCGGATTAGTCAATTTATTTGGGCGATGGTAAGCCTGGATTCTAATCCTAATGAGTGCGATTTAAGAAAAACTGCGCCCTGCAAGTCAAGTATTTAGCGCATTATCATGCCAGAGGCAAATCAGCCTTTGGCTGACAAAATCAGGTGTGTGTCACCGGACTTAAATAAGCTGATTTACCAAAAACAACGCCTTGGAAACCTTATAAACAAAGGGAAAGAAAATTGGGGGTGTGTCACCGAACTAAGGTGTGTGTCACCGGACCTTGCGAATCAACTATTTGCTGGAACAGCGTGTGTTACCAGACCAGTGTCACCAAATAAAGATACCATCTCATTTTAATATGCCTTCTTCCGATAAAGTTAGAATTACTCCAATAAATGCCAGCAAATAAACCAGAATCTGTATAATGTTCGCCTTTTTCCTCTTATGTGGATCCATTTCCTTACCAGGTACTGCTATTAGAATCCGAACCCCAAAAAGAAAACCTGCCAGACCAAATACAGAGTCAGACTTAAAGAAGGATTCTTTTGTTACATACGTATAAGCAACTATTAATGCGCCAGTAATCATGACGAACACCGCTACTATTGTGTCTTTTTTTTTAGACATTGAATTACAAACTCCTTTAGTTTAATAAAATTATTTTCCTCTCAGCCATTATCCGGTGACACACACCTGATTTTTCTTCTCAATATTTAAGCGGTTTCCAAGGCTCTGTTTTCGTAAACCGGACCTTCCCTGCAGAAATTATTAAATATAATATGCTTTTAGCCGGATTAGTCAATTTATTTGGGCGCGCAAAAGGCAGGACATCAAGACTTGCTTCGTATCTCCCGGATAACCCGTTTGATGACGTCGGGAACGGCTCGTTTAACTGCCAAGCTCAGGGTTTCGCCACAGCCCATATCCTTGGGCTGGATGCCGTAAATAACCACCTCGGGGCATTTGTTCATTGATACGGCCAGCATCAGCGGTTCAACCACGTTTGCCTGATGGAGCGTCAGTTTGTTCGGGCCGCCGACCAAACCAATATCCTTTATGCCCAGCCGGGCAACGGCGCCGGGACGCCTCTTCAGCCCGGCCGCGTCCACGATAATCACCTTTTTATATAAAATAATCCTGTCATAGAGCGACAGCCCGCCCAAGCCGCCGTCGT from Candidatus Brocadiia bacterium includes:
- a CDS encoding hydrogenase maturation protease, translated to MKPAKRILILGIGNILLKDDGVGIHAVRRMQKLKLPTGVDVYDGGLGGLSLYDRIILYKKVIIVDAAGLKRRPGAVARLGIKDIGLVGGPNKLTLHQANVVEPLMLAVSMNKCPEVVIYGIQPKDMGCGETLSLAVKRAVPDVIKRVIREIRSKS